One Thermosphaera aggregans DNA segment encodes these proteins:
- a CDS encoding deoxyhypusine synthase: MHEAGLPDDLSFILGEVKSLSVEKRSIHELLLAMADTAFQGRALGEAYKVLLEMFKDPENTIFLGLAGSLSTAGMWRIVKWLVEQRYVDIVVSTGAVISEDIFEAMGFKYYKTLPTVDDEKLLKHKYDRFYDTVASELEYREMEKLIGEFVETLPPGKPFSTAEFLHEFGKWLSEKGIDCIVSAAYRAGVPVFSPALVDSAYGMATLLAYRKGHKVVIDMVKDFSDIVELGKRSRKLSAIYVGGGVPKDYVNLVTVAQTLIGEYEEGVHDYYKSLEYVVQFTTDAPQWGGLSGATLEEAVSWGKVSPVARKRTVYVDATIALPLISHALLESGVRRARPFDTSWFFQRRG; encoded by the coding sequence TTGCACGAGGCAGGCTTACCTGATGATTTAAGCTTTATACTCGGAGAGGTTAAATCCTTAAGCGTTGAGAAGAGGAGCATACACGAACTGCTCCTGGCAATGGCTGACACAGCCTTCCAGGGGAGGGCTTTAGGGGAGGCCTACAAGGTTTTGCTGGAAATGTTCAAGGACCCCGAGAACACTATTTTCCTAGGCCTGGCCGGCTCGCTCAGCACGGCCGGGATGTGGAGGATTGTGAAGTGGCTTGTGGAGCAGAGGTATGTTGACATCGTCGTCTCAACAGGAGCGGTCATTAGCGAGGATATTTTCGAGGCAATGGGGTTTAAATACTATAAAACCCTGCCCACCGTTGACGATGAGAAGCTGTTGAAACACAAGTACGACAGATTCTACGATACCGTGGCAAGCGAGCTGGAGTACAGGGAGATGGAGAAGCTCATAGGAGAGTTCGTCGAAACACTCCCGCCGGGAAAGCCCTTCTCGACCGCTGAATTCCTACACGAGTTCGGTAAATGGCTTAGCGAGAAAGGAATAGACTGCATTGTCTCAGCAGCATACAGGGCTGGAGTACCCGTTTTCTCCCCAGCCCTAGTTGACAGTGCTTACGGTATGGCAACCCTCCTCGCCTACAGGAAGGGACACAAGGTTGTAATAGACATGGTGAAGGATTTCAGCGATATTGTCGAGCTGGGGAAGCGCTCCAGAAAGCTCTCAGCAATATACGTAGGGGGAGGGGTTCCCAAGGACTACGTCAACCTCGTCACCGTGGCGCAAACCCTCATAGGAGAGTATGAGGAAGGGGTTCACGACTACTACAAGTCTCTCGAATACGTTGTACAGTTCACAACCGATGCGCCCCAGTGGGGAGGGCTGAGCGGGGCAACCCTTGAAGAAGCTGTGAGCTGGGGTAAGGTATCTCCTGTTGCAAGGAAGAGGACTGTTTACGTTGACGCTACAATAGCCCTACCGTTAATCTCTCACGCATTGTTGGAGAGCGGGGTTAGAAGAGCTAGGCCTTTCGACACCTCATGGTTCTTCCAGCGCCGAGGCTAG
- a CDS encoding complex I subunit 1/NuoH family protein has translation MAGILDLIIQALVYPGLVFTIILIIFTQWLARKLSARIQFRRGPIHAGPAGILQPLADLLKLVAKRDMVNKYSLMHSPVIVVSLGIGVLIVAQLALPVAYSPIYARYDAIAVLYFLLIAPFAIAYLAVAHPNPYTTIGAARFLAVLAVSEPVFAASLLVPLIISSRTGGDFSIYLTSLRAAGAWTSGFSESIAMILATISGFLGMLGALMVKPFDTAEAESEIYWGVFTELGGPRLAFGFFLKFAERIVMPMIFAVLFLGGVWPADPSNWMASALVVYLKTIVVFTILVVADSILPRYKPEQAVAFLLKYAYPLAVAAILLSLV, from the coding sequence ATGGCCGGCATCCTAGATCTCATAATCCAAGCGCTGGTCTACCCGGGCCTAGTCTTCACCATAATCCTAATAATATTTACTCAGTGGCTGGCTCGAAAACTATCGGCGAGAATACAGTTCAGGAGGGGCCCTATTCATGCCGGCCCTGCCGGTATACTGCAACCTCTAGCAGATCTCTTAAAGCTGGTGGCTAAGAGGGACATGGTTAACAAGTACTCGCTAATGCACAGCCCTGTAATCGTTGTAAGCCTTGGGATAGGTGTCTTAATAGTAGCCCAGCTTGCACTACCCGTGGCTTACAGCCCGATCTATGCGAGATACGATGCTATAGCAGTGCTCTACTTCCTCCTCATAGCTCCCTTTGCAATAGCATACCTTGCAGTGGCTCACCCAAACCCCTACACAACCATTGGCGCTGCCAGGTTCCTCGCAGTCCTCGCCGTCTCAGAGCCTGTTTTCGCCGCATCCCTCTTAGTTCCGCTGATAATCTCCTCGAGAACAGGAGGCGATTTCAGCATCTACCTCACCTCTCTGAGAGCGGCTGGTGCTTGGACATCCGGGTTTTCAGAATCAATAGCGATGATCCTTGCAACAATATCGGGCTTCCTAGGCATGCTCGGAGCCCTCATGGTTAAGCCTTTTGACACTGCGGAGGCTGAGTCTGAAATATACTGGGGGGTTTTTACAGAGCTCGGCGGCCCCAGGCTTGCCTTCGGCTTCTTCCTCAAGTTCGCTGAAAGAATCGTTATGCCAATGATATTTGCAGTATTGTTCCTAGGAGGAGTCTGGCCTGCCGACCCTTCAAACTGGATGGCCTCAGCGCTCGTGGTTTACCTGAAAACCATAGTGGTTTTCACAATCCTGGTGGTCGCTGACTCGATCCTTCCAAGGTATAAGCCAGAGCAGGCTGTAGCGTTCCTGCTGAAATATGCTTACCCGCTGGCTGTGGCAGCGATTCTTCTATCGCTAGTCTAG
- a CDS encoding DUF973 family protein, whose protein sequence is MIVTPSSQADLAGSFSKMREGLLYGIIGSVLAGASLMFLLFGMLASTASSGDGGGASALGVLLASVVGVLIGGVLWLWGFYGKFIPGVEELRKARPEYSTAATLIRIGFIWGLVLVIIGVILTLILIGILLVLIGYILLILGYVGMIILCFNLNSSEGNSLYLVAGILLIIGIFIPILSFIAYILMYVALGDAVRKYSTMQPPPPATPQPSPALPPPV, encoded by the coding sequence ATGATTGTCACGCCTTCATCACAGGCTGATTTAGCGGGTTCTTTCAGCAAGATGCGTGAAGGCCTTCTCTACGGTATCATAGGCTCAGTCTTAGCCGGGGCCTCCCTGATGTTCCTTCTCTTCGGGATGCTAGCCTCCACCGCCTCCAGCGGCGATGGAGGAGGTGCCTCAGCATTAGGGGTGTTGCTGGCCAGCGTGGTAGGAGTCTTAATAGGAGGAGTACTGTGGCTGTGGGGTTTCTACGGGAAATTCATCCCTGGGGTAGAAGAGCTTAGGAAAGCCCGGCCCGAGTACTCGACAGCCGCCACGTTGATCAGGATAGGCTTCATCTGGGGGTTAGTACTAGTCATCATAGGTGTAATCCTGACGTTGATATTGATTGGAATACTCCTAGTGTTAATAGGCTACATCCTGCTGATACTTGGATACGTTGGAATGATCATCCTATGCTTCAACCTCAACTCGAGCGAGGGCAACAGCCTCTACCTGGTAGCAGGCATCCTCCTCATCATAGGAATATTCATCCCAATCCTATCATTCATCGCATACATTCTCATGTACGTAGCGCTGGGAGACGCCGTCAGAAAATACAGCACCATGCAACCACCCCCGCCGGCAACCCCTCAACCCAGCCCAGCCCTTCCCCCGCCAGTATAA